One window of Thermocoleostomius sinensis A174 genomic DNA carries:
- a CDS encoding core-2/I-branching beta-1,6-N-acetylglucosaminyltransferase family protein produces MPQIVRLVRVIRQSDPSGVVLISHNREAFILERAAFEGLTDVYIVNISNGSRIDFSLPASYLAALDYAQKIGLRFDWVINLTGQCYPVRPLREFVSSLEQSQVDAFIDHRQVFDVQGRGGGIWPYDEAHGRYHYQYYWRLTRREPARVWRKVLGAMRVALHKVQPWVRFDTSYALQIGLRDRSGIIGATFPLFGGSYYMTLSYRAATYLCEFTRSHPNVVLHFSRMNVPSEVYPHTVLANNPDLTLSGKQHFFIDVAHNERGLPCILTMKDLDRIAASGAFFARKFDPAIDSTVLDWLDRRVLGTASGLPTDIQAS; encoded by the coding sequence TTGCCTCAAATTGTTCGGCTTGTGCGTGTGATTCGACAGTCCGACCCGTCGGGAGTCGTTTTGATCAGTCATAACCGGGAAGCATTCATCCTGGAGAGGGCTGCGTTTGAAGGGCTGACTGATGTTTACATTGTGAATATTTCAAATGGTAGCCGGATTGATTTTTCACTTCCGGCTTCTTATTTAGCTGCCCTTGACTATGCGCAGAAAATTGGGCTTCGTTTTGATTGGGTCATTAATTTAACCGGACAGTGCTACCCTGTGCGGCCGCTGCGCGAGTTTGTGAGTTCATTGGAGCAGTCCCAAGTAGATGCCTTTATCGATCATCGTCAAGTCTTCGATGTTCAAGGGCGCGGTGGCGGCATCTGGCCCTACGACGAAGCCCACGGTCGCTATCATTATCAGTACTACTGGCGATTGACCCGTAGGGAACCTGCACGGGTATGGCGCAAGGTGTTAGGAGCGATGCGGGTAGCGCTACACAAGGTTCAACCTTGGGTGCGTTTTGATACTAGCTATGCCTTACAGATTGGATTACGCGATCGATCGGGCATCATTGGAGCTACATTCCCGCTATTTGGCGGCTCGTACTATATGACTCTATCCTACCGAGCAGCCACTTATCTTTGTGAATTCACCCGATCGCATCCGAACGTGGTGCTACATTTCAGCCGCATGAATGTACCGAGCGAAGTTTACCCCCACACAGTGCTAGCAAACAATCCCGATCTAACACTCAGTGGTAAGCAGCATTTCTTTATTGACGTTGCCCACAACGAACGAGGTCTCCCCTGTATCCTGACAATGAAAGATTTAGATCGGATTGCGGCCTCTGGGGCCTTCTTTGCCCGCAAATTCGATCCAGCCATCGACAGTACGGTGCTGGACTGGCTGGATCGGCGAGTGTTGGGGACGGCATCAGGCTTGCCAACGGACATTCAAGCAAGCTAG
- a CDS encoding DUF2237 family protein — translation MTEARNVLGGTLELCCTDPMTGYYRDGKCNTGGGDMGAHVVCAQVTEEFLAFTQSRGNDLSTPMPMFNFPGLKPGDRWCLCASRWKEALDAGVAPPVVLTATHASALEYVSLEELKRYAVDSV, via the coding sequence ATGACCGAGGCCCGCAATGTTCTAGGAGGAACCCTTGAACTGTGCTGCACTGATCCGATGACCGGATACTATCGCGATGGCAAATGCAATACCGGCGGAGGCGATATGGGGGCGCATGTTGTCTGTGCCCAAGTTACGGAAGAGTTTTTGGCGTTCACCCAATCACGCGGTAATGATTTGAGCACCCCTATGCCCATGTTCAACTTTCCTGGCTTGAAACCCGGCGATCGCTGGTGTTTGTGTGCCTCTCGTTGGAAAGAAGCGCTCGATGCAGGGGTTGCGCCACCAGTTGTCTTAACTGCCACTCATGCCTCAGCATTAGAGTATGTGTCCCTTGAAGAGTTGAAGCGTTATGCAGTTGATTCGGTTTAA
- a CDS encoding TldD/PmbA family protein — MDSDLSQPAASAEELLELAMRSGADAAEVFQSQSLSRPVFFEANRLKQLETSQSEGIALRLWRQGRPGLAVAYGAVTPQLLVDRALALSQLNEPETIELSPASHKHYPDLGESVPVEQLVHWGQEAIALIRDSYPEILCTAEWECDVETIRLISSAGVDCGYTDTTLSCYLSAEWVRGEDFLSVSDGQTQRNVLDPVLLVDQIIQRIEWAQTNVAPPIGKIPVLFTAKAADMLWGTVQAAMNGKQVVERASPWSDRLGEPVLSSQITISQQPDHGPFSCPFDDEGTPTQPITFIKDGILQLFYTDRTIGRALGSGTTGNGFRPSLGSYPTPGLYNFVIQPGLMTFAELIKSLDQGIIVDQMLGDVAGMSGDFSVNVDLGYRIEKGEVVGRVKDTMVAGNVYAALKNLVAMGSDAEWNGSCYTPSVIVEGLSTTGRL; from the coding sequence ATGGACTCTGATCTCTCGCAACCAGCGGCTTCAGCAGAGGAACTGTTGGAACTGGCCATGCGATCGGGGGCAGATGCGGCCGAAGTATTTCAATCGCAGTCGCTCTCTCGTCCCGTGTTTTTTGAGGCTAATCGACTTAAACAACTAGAAACATCCCAATCAGAGGGCATTGCTCTGCGGCTTTGGCGTCAAGGGCGTCCAGGTCTGGCAGTTGCCTATGGAGCCGTGACACCGCAGTTGTTGGTCGATCGGGCGTTGGCGCTTAGTCAACTCAATGAACCAGAAACAATTGAATTATCGCCTGCGTCGCACAAACACTATCCTGATTTAGGAGAATCTGTACCAGTAGAACAATTGGTGCATTGGGGACAAGAGGCGATCGCGTTAATTCGCGATTCCTATCCAGAAATTCTTTGCACCGCAGAATGGGAATGTGATGTTGAAACCATTCGCTTGATTAGCTCAGCAGGAGTCGATTGCGGCTATACTGATACCACCTTAAGCTGCTATCTTTCGGCGGAATGGGTGCGAGGAGAAGACTTCCTCAGCGTTTCCGATGGCCAAACTCAGCGGAATGTGCTTGACCCGGTTCTGCTCGTAGACCAAATTATTCAGCGCATTGAATGGGCTCAAACTAATGTAGCTCCGCCGATCGGCAAAATCCCCGTTCTATTTACTGCCAAAGCGGCTGATATGCTGTGGGGCACCGTTCAAGCGGCTATGAACGGTAAACAAGTAGTAGAGCGAGCGTCACCGTGGAGCGATCGGCTTGGGGAACCAGTGTTGTCATCCCAGATTACCATTTCTCAACAGCCCGACCATGGACCCTTTAGCTGTCCGTTTGATGACGAAGGCACCCCCACCCAACCCATCACATTTATTAAAGATGGAATATTGCAGCTTTTCTATACCGATCGAACGATCGGACGAGCTTTGGGCAGTGGCACAACGGGCAATGGCTTCCGCCCCAGCTTGGGCAGCTATCCTACACCTGGCTTGTATAACTTTGTGATTCAGCCGGGGTTGATGACCTTTGCCGAGCTAATCAAATCCTTGGATCAAGGCATCATTGTCGATCAAATGCTCGGAGACGTAGCCGGGATGTCGGGCGATTTTTCGGTCAACGTCGATTTGGGCTATCGCATTGAAAAAGGGGAAGTTGTTGGACGGGTAAAGGACACAATGGTAGCTGGTAATGTATATGCTGCGCTGAAAAATTTAGTAGCTATGGGAAGCGATGCAGAATGGAATGGCTCTTGCTACACGCCTTCTGTGATTGTCGAGGGTTTGTCAACTACCGGCAGACTTTAA
- a CDS encoding CCA tRNA nucleotidyltransferase — protein sequence MDITSLLPSTQLREMPASVLSPHTWPIDLALLPPATYLVGGSVRDALLGRQAEYLDLDFVLPDNAVQTAKAIAHYYGAGFVLLDAERQIARVVFEKATVDFAQQVGDSLEEDLERRDFTVNAIAYSPHSQEILDPLQGYQDLQQGWLRMIAIENLKEDPLRLLRAYRQAAQLGFVVEPNTQRIIQQLAGLLQFIAAERVQAELGYLLSAAKGTPFLQRAWYDGLLAHWLPHASTASLVTIEQIDRAAVVLEQDWPSLELSGWIRDQQRVSGTGRSWLKLAKLTALVSPDLPVAERELWRLKYSRAEIQSVLMVLKAWPQVQATRLAALSLKEQYTLFRAVGVAFPALAVLAVASGTTIEAIAPLIQRFLTPDDPVAHPTLPVTGRDLMSALQLPPGPQIGQLLEAIQLAKVENKLQTREEALQFAQSMLEFKSD from the coding sequence TTGGATATCACTTCTCTGTTGCCGTCTACTCAGTTACGGGAGATGCCCGCTTCGGTTCTATCACCGCATACTTGGCCGATCGATTTAGCCTTGTTGCCACCAGCTACCTACCTTGTGGGAGGAAGCGTGCGCGATGCGTTACTTGGACGACAGGCGGAATATTTAGATTTAGATTTTGTGCTGCCTGACAATGCAGTTCAAACGGCTAAGGCAATCGCCCACTACTATGGGGCAGGGTTTGTGCTGTTGGATGCAGAACGACAAATTGCCAGGGTGGTGTTTGAAAAGGCAACCGTCGATTTTGCGCAACAGGTGGGGGATAGCTTAGAAGAAGATTTGGAACGGCGAGATTTTACCGTCAATGCGATTGCCTACAGTCCCCACAGTCAGGAGATTCTTGATCCCTTGCAGGGATATCAAGATTTGCAACAGGGCTGGCTGCGGATGATTGCGATCGAAAACCTGAAAGAAGATCCACTACGGCTACTGCGGGCCTATCGTCAAGCCGCTCAGCTTGGATTTGTGGTAGAACCCAACACACAACGAATAATTCAGCAACTTGCTGGGTTGCTGCAATTTATTGCAGCTGAACGAGTTCAGGCCGAGCTTGGCTATTTGTTAAGTGCTGCCAAAGGCACGCCCTTTTTGCAACGAGCTTGGTACGATGGGCTGTTGGCACACTGGTTGCCCCATGCCAGCACTGCTAGCCTGGTTACTATTGAACAAATCGATCGAGCCGCAGTAGTCTTAGAACAAGACTGGCCAAGCCTAGAATTGTCGGGCTGGATTCGCGATCAACAGCGAGTGTCTGGAACAGGCCGCAGTTGGCTGAAGCTAGCAAAGTTGACGGCCTTGGTGTCGCCCGATCTACCCGTTGCCGAACGAGAGTTGTGGCGTTTAAAGTATAGTCGGGCAGAAATTCAGTCGGTTTTGATGGTGCTTAAAGCTTGGCCGCAGGTGCAAGCAACTCGGTTAGCTGCGCTGTCGTTAAAAGAGCAGTACACGCTATTTCGTGCGGTTGGGGTCGCCTTTCCTGCTTTAGCGGTACTAGCGGTGGCATCGGGTACAACGATCGAAGCGATCGCGCCTCTGATCCAACGGTTTCTTACACCAGATGATCCCGTAGCCCATCCAACCTTGCCTGTCACTGGGCGAGATCTGATGTCGGCGTTACAGCTACCTCCTGGACCACAAATTGGTCAGCTTTTAGAAGCCATCCAGCTTGCCAAAGTGGAAAACAAGCTGCAAACCCGTGAAGAAGCCCTACAATTTGCCCAGTCCATGTTGGAGTTCAAATCCGACTAA
- the crtB gene encoding 15-cis-phytoene synthase CrtB, translated as MLQLPESPRVSSLDSLKDAYERCRQITAEFSKTFYLGTLLMPEEKRRAIWAIYVWCRRTDELVDGPQSELATDATLDQWEQNLESIFAGHPIDDVDVALVDTLERFPVDIQPFRDMIEGQRMDLYRNRYETFEELHLYCYRVAGTVGLMTTPVMGVDETWKTAPWHRDQPTPNPEPEAVALGIANQLTNILRDVGEDARRGRIYLPLEDLARFNYTEKDLFNEVVDDRWRALMQFEIKRARKFFAEAERGIRLLSPDARFPVWAALMLYRGILDAIERNHYDVFRQRAYVPGWRKSLYLPLAKLKAEVL; from the coding sequence ATGCTGCAATTGCCTGAATCTCCCCGTGTATCTTCTTTGGACTCCTTAAAGGATGCCTACGAGCGTTGTCGCCAAATTACGGCCGAATTCTCCAAAACGTTCTATCTGGGCACTTTGCTGATGCCAGAGGAGAAGCGACGAGCAATCTGGGCGATCTATGTTTGGTGTCGGCGCACTGATGAGCTAGTCGATGGCCCACAATCGGAATTAGCCACCGATGCCACCCTAGATCAGTGGGAGCAAAACCTAGAGTCTATCTTCGCCGGACACCCGATCGACGATGTGGATGTAGCTCTGGTTGATACGCTGGAACGATTTCCTGTTGATATCCAGCCCTTTCGTGACATGATCGAGGGGCAGAGGATGGATCTTTACCGCAACCGCTATGAAACCTTTGAAGAACTGCATCTCTACTGCTACCGAGTGGCAGGTACGGTGGGGCTAATGACGACGCCTGTCATGGGTGTAGATGAAACCTGGAAAACCGCTCCGTGGCATCGCGATCAACCAACTCCCAACCCAGAACCGGAAGCCGTAGCATTGGGCATTGCCAACCAACTCACCAACATTCTGCGAGATGTAGGCGAAGATGCCCGACGAGGGCGAATTTATTTGCCGCTGGAAGATTTGGCCCGATTTAACTACACCGAAAAAGATTTGTTCAACGAAGTGGTAGACGATCGCTGGCGGGCCCTAATGCAATTTGAAATCAAGCGGGCCCGCAAGTTTTTTGCTGAAGCTGAACGTGGCATTCGCCTACTTAGCCCCGATGCTCGCTTTCCGGTGTGGGCAGCGCTGATGCTTTATCGCGGCATTCTCGATGCGATCGAACGTAACCACTATGATGTGTTTCGCCAGCGGGCCTATGTGCCGGGGTGGCGCAAATCTCTCTATTTGCCGTTGGCTAAGTTGAAGGCTGAGGTACTCTAA
- the ppsA gene encoding phosphoenolpyruvate synthase, with product MYTAKQSEDNLNLEQGSREQALVLWYEEVGIDDIHLVGGKNASLGEMIRQLASQGVNVPTGFATTAYAFRYFMERAGLDDRLRELFSDLDAENLSNLQERGRQARAMVLHTPFPPELETAIIEAYTKLCERYGANDNDICDRLTSHELEAYRDYNCGVDVAVRSSATAEDLPDASFAGQQETYLNVYGIKPVLEACHRCFASLFTDRAISYRAIKGFDHFDVALSVGVQKMVRSDLATSGVMFSIDTETGFKNAALITAAYGLGENVVQGAVTPDEYLVFKPTLKEGFRPILDKRLGSKEIKMIYDEGGGKLTKNVPVPNRDRTKFALSDDEIITLARWACIIEDHYSAVHGSYSPMDVEWAKDGQTGELFVVQARPETVQSRRSSNVLRQYRLLEKGEILATGRAVGDLIGQGQARIIQDIEKLAEFQAGEVLITDKTDPDWEPIMKKAAAVVTKHGGRTCHAAIIARELGIPAIVGCGSRLDDLKDGQEITVSCAEGDEGQVYAGLLPFEVDEVQLESLPETRTKILMNVGNPQEAFGLASIPSDGVGLARSEFIIANHIQIHPLALLHFEELQDKAAKWDISNLTEGYDNKADYFVDKLTRGIAMLAAAFYPKPVIVRMSDLKSNEYANLIGGKQFEPHEENPMMGWRGASRYYDPRYAEAFGLECTAHRRVREDMGLTNVIPMIPFCRTPEEGQRVLAEMAKHGLKQGENGLQVYVMCELPSNVELVDEFAQIFDGFSIGSNDLTQLTLGLDRDSDLVAHLFDERNEAVKRKIRRVIETAKQFNRKVGICGQAPSDYPDFAAFLVELGIDSISLNPDSVLKMLLEVAKTEAAIEQRER from the coding sequence ATGTATACCGCTAAACAATCTGAAGACAATCTAAATTTAGAACAAGGTTCTAGAGAGCAAGCGTTGGTTTTGTGGTACGAAGAGGTTGGAATTGATGATATCCATTTAGTGGGTGGCAAAAATGCCTCGTTGGGCGAAATGATTCGTCAGCTTGCGTCTCAGGGTGTAAATGTTCCGACTGGGTTTGCCACTACCGCCTATGCCTTTCGCTACTTCATGGAGCGGGCTGGATTGGACGATCGCTTGCGAGAGTTGTTTTCAGACTTGGATGCCGAAAACCTCAGTAATTTGCAAGAGCGAGGACGGCAGGCACGAGCCATGGTTTTGCATACCCCATTTCCGCCTGAATTAGAAACCGCCATTATTGAGGCATATACGAAACTGTGCGAACGCTATGGAGCCAACGACAATGATATTTGCGATCGGCTGACATCCCACGAGCTAGAGGCCTATCGAGATTACAATTGCGGCGTGGATGTAGCAGTTCGCTCCAGCGCTACGGCCGAAGACTTACCCGATGCCAGCTTTGCTGGTCAACAGGAAACTTATCTGAATGTGTATGGAATTAAGCCTGTATTAGAAGCTTGTCACCGTTGCTTTGCCTCTCTGTTTACCGATCGAGCCATTTCCTACCGCGCCATCAAGGGTTTTGATCACTTCGACGTGGCGCTATCGGTGGGGGTGCAAAAGATGGTGAGATCGGATTTGGCCACATCAGGAGTCATGTTCTCAATCGATACGGAAACAGGCTTCAAAAATGCGGCACTTATTACAGCGGCCTATGGCTTGGGTGAGAATGTGGTGCAGGGAGCGGTAACACCGGACGAGTATCTGGTGTTCAAACCAACGCTGAAAGAAGGCTTCAGACCGATTCTCGACAAACGCTTGGGCAGTAAAGAGATCAAGATGATCTACGATGAGGGCGGCGGTAAGCTAACTAAAAACGTACCCGTACCCAATCGCGATCGAACCAAGTTTGCCCTCAGCGATGACGAAATTATTACGTTGGCCCGCTGGGCGTGTATCATCGAAGACCATTACTCGGCGGTGCATGGTTCCTACAGCCCGATGGATGTGGAGTGGGCTAAAGACGGACAAACAGGCGAGTTATTCGTGGTGCAGGCGCGACCAGAAACTGTGCAATCGCGGCGATCGAGCAATGTGCTGCGGCAATATCGCTTGCTAGAAAAGGGCGAAATTCTGGCTACGGGGCGAGCGGTCGGTGATTTGATTGGGCAAGGGCAAGCGCGCATCATTCAAGACATTGAAAAGCTGGCTGAATTCCAAGCGGGGGAAGTGCTAATTACCGACAAAACTGACCCTGACTGGGAGCCGATCATGAAGAAAGCCGCGGCGGTAGTCACCAAACATGGAGGGCGTACCTGCCATGCTGCCATCATTGCTCGAGAACTGGGCATTCCAGCGATCGTCGGTTGTGGCAGTCGGCTGGATGATTTAAAAGATGGGCAAGAAATTACGGTTTCCTGCGCCGAGGGTGATGAAGGTCAAGTGTATGCAGGGTTGCTGCCCTTTGAGGTCGATGAGGTACAGCTAGAAAGCTTACCGGAAACGCGCACCAAAATTTTGATGAATGTAGGCAATCCGCAAGAGGCGTTTGGGCTGGCTTCGATTCCAAGTGATGGGGTTGGGTTGGCGCGATCGGAGTTCATTATTGCCAATCACATCCAAATTCACCCCTTGGCCTTGCTGCACTTTGAGGAGTTGCAGGACAAAGCTGCTAAGTGGGACATCAGCAATTTGACGGAAGGCTATGACAACAAAGCCGATTACTTTGTCGATAAGCTGACGCGGGGCATTGCCATGTTGGCGGCGGCTTTTTATCCCAAGCCCGTAATTGTGCGCATGTCTGATTTGAAGAGCAACGAGTACGCCAATTTGATCGGGGGGAAACAATTTGAACCGCACGAAGAAAACCCAATGATGGGCTGGCGGGGGGCGTCTCGTTATTATGATCCGCGCTATGCGGAAGCGTTTGGCCTAGAATGTACGGCTCATCGGCGCGTTCGGGAAGATATGGGGTTAACTAACGTGATTCCCATGATTCCTTTCTGTCGCACACCTGAAGAAGGGCAACGAGTCTTAGCGGAAATGGCCAAACATGGTCTGAAACAGGGCGAAAACGGGTTGCAAGTTTATGTCATGTGCGAATTGCCCAGCAATGTGGAACTGGTGGATGAGTTTGCTCAAATCTTTGATGGGTTTTCAATCGGCTCCAATGACCTGACACAGCTAACCTTGGGACTCGATCGCGACTCAGATTTAGTAGCACACTTGTTCGATGAGCGCAACGAAGCCGTGAAGCGCAAAATTCGCCGAGTGATTGAAACCGCGAAGCAATTCAATCGCAAAGTCGGTATTTGTGGACAAGCTCCCAGCGATTATCCCGATTTTGCTGCATTCCTCGTAGAATTGGGCATTGATTCGATCAGCCTCAACCCAGACTCGGTGCTGAAGATGCTGCTGGAGGTGGCCAAGACCGAAGCAGCGATCGAACAACGGGAAAGATAG
- the psb27 gene encoding photosystem II protein Psb27: protein MKTILSRVLALVLVCVIGLMGCSASPAGMSGDYRQDSLALIETLRGALELPDDSPDKTFAQAEAKQKINDFISRYRRDNSLLKLGSFTTMRTALNSLAGHYTSYPNRPVPQKLKNRLELEFKQVEAALRREA from the coding sequence ATGAAAACAATTTTGTCTCGTGTTCTTGCTCTAGTGCTGGTTTGCGTTATAGGTCTCATGGGTTGCTCGGCTTCACCTGCTGGCATGTCCGGGGACTATCGCCAAGACAGCCTTGCTCTCATTGAAACTCTCAGAGGAGCGCTGGAGTTGCCTGACGATTCGCCTGACAAAACTTTTGCCCAAGCTGAAGCTAAGCAGAAAATTAATGACTTCATCTCGCGATATCGTCGGGATAATTCTTTGTTGAAACTAGGCTCTTTTACCACCATGCGCACCGCTTTAAATTCGCTGGCGGGACACTACACTTCGTATCCGAATCGCCCAGTACCACAGAAGTTGAAGAATCGGTTAGAACTGGAATTTAAGCAGGTAGAAGCTGCCCTGCGGCGAGAAGCTTAG
- the gshA gene encoding glutamate--cysteine ligase, with protein sequence MLSKGFEIEMYTGTPQGEVVGLSDKIVSALDGFVREPDSRNVEYTTAPLCRYDRLLCELVRPRQRLRAYLKQLGNYTLIPGSTLALGNTDRFFRSDPSNPYHDFIEKTYGTTVVTASVHINVGISDPETLMRACRLMRVEAPLFLALSAASPFLGGEVTGNHSTRWSVFPKTPASVPLFDSHAHYIRWTEEQLVLKTMQNVRHLWSSVRPNGDRRPYSLNRLELRICDLVSDPIALLSITALMEARLLQLIADPSLDPLTASHLPAATRAEDLVTLTDANEMAAAHHSLDAELRHWQDGRPIVARDWIEALYQEIWPIAKKQGFSCFLTPVKKILRDGNEAQRWLKLIEQGLDVPAVVARSIQTTLEHELSLADELCQPIAA encoded by the coding sequence ATGCTATCGAAAGGATTTGAAATTGAAATGTATACAGGGACACCACAGGGAGAGGTGGTGGGCTTATCTGACAAGATTGTGTCAGCACTCGATGGCTTTGTGCGCGAACCCGATAGCCGCAATGTGGAATATACAACGGCTCCTCTCTGTCGCTACGATCGCTTGTTGTGTGAGTTAGTGCGACCTCGGCAGCGCTTACGTGCCTATCTGAAGCAACTGGGAAACTATACGCTCATTCCTGGCAGCACCTTGGCCTTGGGTAACACCGATCGCTTCTTCCGCTCTGACCCAAGCAATCCTTATCATGATTTTATTGAAAAAACTTATGGCACCACGGTGGTGACAGCCAGTGTGCATATCAACGTAGGCATCAGCGATCCAGAAACCCTGATGCGGGCTTGTCGGCTGATGCGTGTCGAAGCTCCCTTGTTCTTAGCCCTCAGCGCGGCCTCTCCCTTCTTAGGCGGTGAGGTGACGGGCAATCATTCTACCCGCTGGAGCGTCTTTCCCAAAACTCCGGCTTCTGTCCCTCTGTTTGATAGCCATGCGCACTACATCCGCTGGACTGAAGAGCAACTGGTGCTGAAAACGATGCAGAATGTTCGGCATTTGTGGTCATCGGTGCGACCCAATGGCGATCGGCGTCCCTACAGTCTCAACCGCCTAGAACTGCGCATTTGTGATTTGGTCAGTGATCCGATCGCGCTGTTGTCCATTACGGCTCTGATGGAAGCCCGGCTACTGCAACTGATTGCCGATCCGAGCCTCGATCCGCTGACGGCCAGTCATTTACCGGCTGCCACCCGTGCCGAGGATTTGGTCACTCTGACGGATGCAAACGAAATGGCCGCCGCCCACCACAGCCTAGATGCAGAACTGCGGCACTGGCAAGATGGCCGCCCGATTGTGGCTCGTGACTGGATTGAAGCGCTATACCAAGAAATATGGCCAATCGCCAAAAAACAAGGCTTTAGCTGTTTCCTTACCCCCGTCAAGAAAATTTTGCGAGACGGCAATGAAGCCCAACGTTGGCTAAAACTCATCGAGCAAGGGCTGGACGTACCAGCGGTTGTGGCCCGATCGATTCAGACGACCCTAGAACACGAATTGAGCTTGGCAGATGAATTGTGCCAACCAATTGCTGCATAA
- a CDS encoding LptF/LptG family permease — protein MDRYIATELIAPFLFGVGAFSSLGVSVGALFELIRRVTESGLPLSIAFKVLLLQFPQFIVYSFPTSTLMANLMTYSRLSSDSELTALKSCGVSVYRMVLPALVLCTLVTGLTFVFNESIVPASNFRATTTLSEALKSDEPLFQERNILYQEFRNVEDEDGDREEVLSRLFYAKEFNGQQMLGLTILDFSQNGLDQIVSARSAEWNSDQKTWDFSDGTIYVVSADGSFRNIVTFEQQQLQLPRAPLDLASRKRDYDEMNIAESLDYLETLRQSGSESKIQKLRVRIQQKLALPFVCISFGLVGAALGTRLNRTGRATGFAISLLMVFGYYLLTILSGAFAQVGYIPPVLGGWLPNIFGLIIAIWLLIKSSQ, from the coding sequence ATGGATCGCTACATCGCCACAGAATTGATTGCGCCGTTTTTGTTTGGAGTAGGAGCCTTCTCGTCGTTGGGGGTGTCCGTAGGGGCCCTGTTTGAACTGATTCGCCGAGTCACGGAATCCGGCTTGCCGCTTTCGATCGCTTTTAAGGTACTGCTGCTGCAATTTCCCCAGTTCATTGTTTACTCGTTTCCTACCTCGACGCTGATGGCTAATCTCATGACCTACAGCCGCCTGTCGAGTGACAGTGAGTTGACAGCCCTGAAGTCCTGTGGCGTGAGTGTGTATCGCATGGTGTTGCCGGCTTTGGTGTTATGTACGTTGGTGACAGGGCTAACCTTTGTGTTCAATGAGTCGATCGTTCCTGCCTCTAACTTTCGAGCCACTACCACCCTGTCCGAGGCTCTAAAAAGCGATGAGCCATTATTTCAAGAGCGTAATATCCTCTATCAAGAATTTCGCAATGTTGAAGATGAAGATGGCGATCGCGAAGAAGTCTTATCACGGCTATTCTATGCCAAAGAATTTAATGGGCAGCAAATGTTAGGGTTGACCATTCTAGATTTTTCCCAAAACGGTCTCGATCAGATCGTTAGTGCTCGATCAGCAGAATGGAATAGCGATCAAAAAACTTGGGATTTTTCTGATGGCACGATCTACGTAGTATCGGCTGATGGTAGCTTTCGCAACATCGTTACCTTTGAACAGCAACAATTGCAATTGCCTCGCGCTCCTCTAGATCTGGCCTCTCGCAAACGTGACTACGATGAGATGAATATCGCTGAATCGCTAGATTATTTAGAAACACTCCGGCAAAGCGGTAGTGAAAGCAAAATTCAAAAGCTACGAGTACGAATTCAGCAGAAGTTGGCTCTACCGTTTGTCTGCATCTCCTTTGGGTTAGTGGGGGCCGCTTTGGGTACACGACTGAATCGCACTGGGCGGGCTACGGGGTTTGCTATTAGTTTACTGATGGTGTTTGGCTATTATCTATTAACCATTCTCAGCGGAGCATTTGCCCAAGTTGGCTATATTCCCCCTGTGTTAGGAGGATGGTTGCCCAATATTTTTGGGTTAATTATTGCGATATGGTTGCTGATCAAATCCTCTCAGTGA
- a CDS encoding RidA family protein: MAPHVIRTDQAPAPVGPYNQAIAATGQFIFVAGQIPLDPNTGTIVGDDDVAQQTEQSIANLTAILTAAGVGLSDVVKTTVFLADMNDFAAMNAVYAKYFAEETAPARACVEVSRLPKDVRVEIECIAVKA; the protein is encoded by the coding sequence ATGGCCCCTCATGTAATTCGCACAGATCAAGCCCCTGCTCCCGTTGGTCCATACAATCAAGCGATCGCCGCGACGGGGCAGTTTATCTTTGTCGCTGGGCAAATTCCACTCGATCCCAACACGGGCACAATTGTCGGCGACGATGATGTTGCCCAACAAACTGAGCAGTCGATCGCTAATTTGACAGCGATTTTGACCGCCGCAGGGGTTGGACTCAGTGATGTGGTTAAAACCACAGTGTTTTTGGCAGATATGAATGATTTTGCAGCGATGAATGCGGTATATGCTAAATACTTTGCCGAAGAGACGGCTCCGGCCCGCGCCTGTGTAGAAGTATCTCGGTTGCCCAAAGATGTACGGGTTGAGATTGAATGTATTGCGGTCAAAGCATAA